In Eupeodes corollae chromosome 3, idEupCoro1.1, whole genome shotgun sequence, a single genomic region encodes these proteins:
- the LOC129950122 gene encoding uncharacterized protein LOC129950122 isoform X1 translates to MKFLVVLALCLSAVVAELPLDLHARVNSLRDIHYSQHSQTVGDAKRIVNQKLGAELSSDSDVGQQQLQSSLEEVDSYGVGTVGASGFSGSGYSGSSSSSAYNSASSASQSGTQQVLQDEYGSAGFGVNVGVGAGSSALNTEYSSSSSQTAGSGPIVIPVSGGGSSSFSEQSERRVEGGSSPVVITSPVGGSETYSHHESRVQNQATPIYVSSPSGGAESYSHHEERRVQNQAAPVYVAPSGGSESYSHHEERRVQNQAAPVIVAPVGGSESFSRHEERRVQNQAAPLYISSPSGGSESYTHHREQRIQQAAIPTVYAPSGASESYSHQRMQRVQNQAMPIIYSSPSGASESYSHRSEKIIKSQPVPVYIPAPSGSESFSQMSKFSSQSQAAPLTIIPSVGISSHSSLLNSQSQILPTATYLPAQDSFGRYSSESISNSQIAPTYSTIITPGGGASEYSYTHKSSKSQAQPSIIYSRPALNSHSSYTSQQSARNSGSSLLPIVTGSLVNTNGLYSTNGALVASPSLGSSSTFGSHQSSLFDSGLHSSSSGLDRYMTESERLARMQAHDVGFGGFRTGSSQLNLDGSTSFGSLGSGNLGLRGVDGAGYRTKSWEKSSKWASGTQFGADGRPNNYNLLSTAEAENHDINGRRAGYKAATTTLDDDGKVSTYSIHS, encoded by the exons ATGAAGTTTTTAGTAGTATTAGCTTTGTGCTTAAGTGCTGTTGTTGCAg AACTTCCATTGGACCTTCACGCGAG AGTCAATTCCCTTCGTGATAT tcaTTATTCACAACACTCACAAACTGTTGGAGATGCCAAGAGAATCGTCAATCAAAAGTTAGGAGCTGAACTTTCTTCCGACTCCGATGTAGG TCAACAACAATTGCAGTCATCATTGGAAGAGGTTGATTCTTATGGGGTTGGAACTGTTGGTGCCTCAGGCTTTTCAGGGTCTGGCTACTCGggctcatcgtcatcatcagccTACAACAGTGCTAGCAGCGCAAGTCAGTCTGGAACTCAACAAGTCTTACAAGATGAATACGGAAGTGCTGGATTTGGTGTTAACGTGGGTGTCGGTGCTGGATCATCAGCACTCAACACTGAATATTCTTCCTCCTCATCGCAAACTGCTGGTTCAGGGCCAATTGTCATTCCAGTGAGTGGTGGTGGTTCATCGAGCTTTTCCGAACAATCAGAGAGACGTGTCGAAGGCGGTAGTTCTCCAGTGGTTATCACTTCACCAGTGGGTGGCTCTGAGACTTACTCTCATCACGAATCCCGAGTCCAAAATCAGGCAACCCCAATCTATGTGAGCTCACCTTCAGGCGGTGCCGAAAGTTATTCCCACCATGAAGAACGTCGTGTACAAAATCAAGCTGCTCCAGTGTATGTAGCCCCATCTGGAGGCTCTGAAAGCTACAGCCATCACGAAGAACGTCGTGTGCAAAATCAAGCAGCCCCTGTGATTGTTGCCCCTGTTGGAGGATCTGAGAGTTTCAGTCGCCATGAGGAACGCCGTGTTCAAAACCAAGCTGCTCCACTTTACATCAGCTCACCATCAGGTGGATCGGAGAGCTACACCCATCACCGAGAGCAACGTATTCAACAGGCTGCCATCCCAACAGTGTACGCTCCAAGTGGTGCTTCTGAGAGCTACTCGCATCAACGTATGCAACGTGTTCAGAACCAAGCTATGCCAATAATCTACTCATCACCCAGTGGTGCGTCCGAGAGTTACTCCCACCGCAGTGAGAAAATTATTAAGTCCCAGCCCGTTCCAGTCTACATCCCAGCACCCTCCGGTTCTGAAAGTTTCTCACAGATGAGCAAGTTCTCTTCTCAATCTCAAGCTGCTCCATTGACCATAATTCCATCAGTTGGCATTAGCTCGCACTCATCCCTATTGAACAGCCAGTCACAAATTCTTCCCACAGCAACTTATCTACCCGCTCAAGACTCCTTCGGCAGATATTCATCGGAGAGTATTTCCAACTCCCAGATCGCTCCAACCTACAGCACCATCATCACCCCAGGAGGTGGTGCCTCTGAATACAGCTACACACACAAAAGCTCGAAGTCCCAGGCTCAGCCAAGTATCATTTACTCACGACCCGCCTTAAATTCTCATTCTAGCTACACTTCGCAACAGTCCGCGAGAAACAGTGGCTCGAGCTTGCTTCCAATTGTTACCGGTTCTTTAGTCAATACCAATGGTTTATACTCTACAAATGGTGCTTTGGTTGCTTCCCCATCTCTTGGAAGCAGCTCTACCTTTGGGTCTCACCAATCGTCGCTCTTCGACTCTGGTCTACATTCTTCATCATCTGGCCTTGACCGCTATATGACCGAATCAGAACGCTTGGCAAGAATGCAAGCTCACGATGTTGGTTTCGGTGGTTTCCGTACCGGAAGTTCACAATTGAATTTGGATGGAAGTACCTCTTTTGGCAGTCTTGGATCTGGTAATTTGGGTCTACGTGGGGTAGATGGTGCAGGTTATCGTACAAAATCATGGGAAAAGAGTTCCAAATGGGCCTCTGGCACACAG TTCGGTGCCGATGGAAGACCAAACAACTACAATCTCTTGTCAACTGCTGAAGCTGAAAACCACGACATCAATGGCAGAAGGGCTGGCTACAAGGCTGCTACAACGACTCTCGATGATGATGGCAAAGTCAGTACTTACAGTATCCATTCATAA
- the LOC129950122 gene encoding uncharacterized protein LOC129950122 isoform X2 has protein sequence MKFLVVLALCLSAVVAELPLDLHASHYSQHSQTVGDAKRIVNQKLGAELSSDSDVGQQQLQSSLEEVDSYGVGTVGASGFSGSGYSGSSSSSAYNSASSASQSGTQQVLQDEYGSAGFGVNVGVGAGSSALNTEYSSSSSQTAGSGPIVIPVSGGGSSSFSEQSERRVEGGSSPVVITSPVGGSETYSHHESRVQNQATPIYVSSPSGGAESYSHHEERRVQNQAAPVYVAPSGGSESYSHHEERRVQNQAAPVIVAPVGGSESFSRHEERRVQNQAAPLYISSPSGGSESYTHHREQRIQQAAIPTVYAPSGASESYSHQRMQRVQNQAMPIIYSSPSGASESYSHRSEKIIKSQPVPVYIPAPSGSESFSQMSKFSSQSQAAPLTIIPSVGISSHSSLLNSQSQILPTATYLPAQDSFGRYSSESISNSQIAPTYSTIITPGGGASEYSYTHKSSKSQAQPSIIYSRPALNSHSSYTSQQSARNSGSSLLPIVTGSLVNTNGLYSTNGALVASPSLGSSSTFGSHQSSLFDSGLHSSSSGLDRYMTESERLARMQAHDVGFGGFRTGSSQLNLDGSTSFGSLGSGNLGLRGVDGAGYRTKSWEKSSKWASGTQFGADGRPNNYNLLSTAEAENHDINGRRAGYKAATTTLDDDGKVSTYSIHS, from the exons ATGAAGTTTTTAGTAGTATTAGCTTTGTGCTTAAGTGCTGTTGTTGCAg AACTTCCATTGGACCTTCACGCGAG tcaTTATTCACAACACTCACAAACTGTTGGAGATGCCAAGAGAATCGTCAATCAAAAGTTAGGAGCTGAACTTTCTTCCGACTCCGATGTAGG TCAACAACAATTGCAGTCATCATTGGAAGAGGTTGATTCTTATGGGGTTGGAACTGTTGGTGCCTCAGGCTTTTCAGGGTCTGGCTACTCGggctcatcgtcatcatcagccTACAACAGTGCTAGCAGCGCAAGTCAGTCTGGAACTCAACAAGTCTTACAAGATGAATACGGAAGTGCTGGATTTGGTGTTAACGTGGGTGTCGGTGCTGGATCATCAGCACTCAACACTGAATATTCTTCCTCCTCATCGCAAACTGCTGGTTCAGGGCCAATTGTCATTCCAGTGAGTGGTGGTGGTTCATCGAGCTTTTCCGAACAATCAGAGAGACGTGTCGAAGGCGGTAGTTCTCCAGTGGTTATCACTTCACCAGTGGGTGGCTCTGAGACTTACTCTCATCACGAATCCCGAGTCCAAAATCAGGCAACCCCAATCTATGTGAGCTCACCTTCAGGCGGTGCCGAAAGTTATTCCCACCATGAAGAACGTCGTGTACAAAATCAAGCTGCTCCAGTGTATGTAGCCCCATCTGGAGGCTCTGAAAGCTACAGCCATCACGAAGAACGTCGTGTGCAAAATCAAGCAGCCCCTGTGATTGTTGCCCCTGTTGGAGGATCTGAGAGTTTCAGTCGCCATGAGGAACGCCGTGTTCAAAACCAAGCTGCTCCACTTTACATCAGCTCACCATCAGGTGGATCGGAGAGCTACACCCATCACCGAGAGCAACGTATTCAACAGGCTGCCATCCCAACAGTGTACGCTCCAAGTGGTGCTTCTGAGAGCTACTCGCATCAACGTATGCAACGTGTTCAGAACCAAGCTATGCCAATAATCTACTCATCACCCAGTGGTGCGTCCGAGAGTTACTCCCACCGCAGTGAGAAAATTATTAAGTCCCAGCCCGTTCCAGTCTACATCCCAGCACCCTCCGGTTCTGAAAGTTTCTCACAGATGAGCAAGTTCTCTTCTCAATCTCAAGCTGCTCCATTGACCATAATTCCATCAGTTGGCATTAGCTCGCACTCATCCCTATTGAACAGCCAGTCACAAATTCTTCCCACAGCAACTTATCTACCCGCTCAAGACTCCTTCGGCAGATATTCATCGGAGAGTATTTCCAACTCCCAGATCGCTCCAACCTACAGCACCATCATCACCCCAGGAGGTGGTGCCTCTGAATACAGCTACACACACAAAAGCTCGAAGTCCCAGGCTCAGCCAAGTATCATTTACTCACGACCCGCCTTAAATTCTCATTCTAGCTACACTTCGCAACAGTCCGCGAGAAACAGTGGCTCGAGCTTGCTTCCAATTGTTACCGGTTCTTTAGTCAATACCAATGGTTTATACTCTACAAATGGTGCTTTGGTTGCTTCCCCATCTCTTGGAAGCAGCTCTACCTTTGGGTCTCACCAATCGTCGCTCTTCGACTCTGGTCTACATTCTTCATCATCTGGCCTTGACCGCTATATGACCGAATCAGAACGCTTGGCAAGAATGCAAGCTCACGATGTTGGTTTCGGTGGTTTCCGTACCGGAAGTTCACAATTGAATTTGGATGGAAGTACCTCTTTTGGCAGTCTTGGATCTGGTAATTTGGGTCTACGTGGGGTAGATGGTGCAGGTTATCGTACAAAATCATGGGAAAAGAGTTCCAAATGGGCCTCTGGCACACAG TTCGGTGCCGATGGAAGACCAAACAACTACAATCTCTTGTCAACTGCTGAAGCTGAAAACCACGACATCAATGGCAGAAGGGCTGGCTACAAGGCTGCTACAACGACTCTCGATGATGATGGCAAAGTCAGTACTTACAGTATCCATTCATAA
- the LOC129952303 gene encoding uncharacterized protein LOC129952303 codes for MIGKSLLGFFIVITIAVLVRFDHVNGQTVSPKLDFNDSKEVESKSSTKRPPPSFNQQDENDGGGGGGVGGGDGEGRGGSNGGSGKSGPKIHGVRVTVDTGDNQKGSKESKESVEITESKNKKRVGIHTDITFEITGDIEDSNSTSSSQRHDKEENDASVPIFKGGRKSTTTTRPRKPYDPRTHWSPNYSAERRRYGSGDSSFRPSSSHYPHNNVPVYPANNGDDIYRGIDSWSSFIPITSTWTTERSYYEPYKPSNAVGGYRVPSWKPCYCASSSSSSSSLSADNRRRRDSIAHPTSSIIQIVDKLDSPFSSSGKK; via the exons ATGATCGGGAAATCATTACTTGGGTTTTTCATAGTGATTACTATTGCGGTGCTTGTAAGATTTGATCACGTCAATG GCCAAACCGTATCACCGAAATtggatttcaatgattctaagGAAGTTGAGTCTAAGAGTTCAACAAAAAGACCACCTCCGTCATTTAACCAACAAGATGAGAATGATGGAGGCGGAGGTGGTGGTGTTGGTGGTGGTGATGGAGAAGGACGAGGAGGTTCGAATGGAGGCAGTGGAAAAAGTGGACCAAAAATTCATGGAGTTCGTGTCACTGTGGATACTGGCGATAACCAGAAAGGCTCCAAGg AGTCCAAGGAAAGTGTTGAAATTAccgaaagtaaaaacaaaaaacgagtTGGTATTCACACTGATATTACATTTGAAATAACTGGAGATATTGAAGATTCAAATTCTACAAGTTCAAGCCAACGACATGATaaag aagaaaACGATGCTAGTGTTCCAATATTTAAAGGAGGACGCAAATCGACAACAACAACTCGACCGCGCAAACCCTACGATCCACGCACCCATTGGAGTCCAAATTACTCAGCTGAACGTCGACGATATGGTAGCGGAGATAGTTCGTTTCGTCCTTCATCATCACACTATCCTCATAATAATGTACCCGTTTATCCAGCCAATAATGGAGATGATATTTATCGTGGAATTGATAGTTGGTCAAGTTTTATACCCATAACTAGTACTTGGACTACAGAACGTAGCTACTATGAACCATATAAACCATCAAATGCTGTCGGTGGATATAGAGTTCCAAGTTGGAAGCCTTGTTATTGTGCTTCGagttcatcatcgtcatcatcattatcagcTGATAACCGGCGACGAAGAGATAGCATAGCACATCCAACAAGTTCAATAATTCAAATTGTTGATAAATTAGATAGTCCTTTTTCTTCGagtggtaaaaaataa